The Dunckerocampus dactyliophorus isolate RoL2022-P2 chromosome 1, RoL_Ddac_1.1, whole genome shotgun sequence genome has a segment encoding these proteins:
- the eps8l3b gene encoding epidermal growth factor receptor kinase substrate 8-like protein 3b isoform X1 produces MLGNSRPFSYSPRGFSPDELPQSRWAFQQDDYRGSSPQSPQRNLSRPTGKSIYMQRKEYSEVLNRQPDNLQARVEHVLTCELDGQQLITVDDCVAKVKRLDAKGRLWPQEMIMEVQGGYLLLCDTETKGELEALPLMNIQQTKAVLDSCSYDALLMVTAREASKHFPQVYIFQCEETGAEVLKSDLDKFVQRGGGQVESRRDQTVIRSNTVGPQSPGGFQQAVPRAVQKDRPYQSPLPPPERPLPQWTDREPGSFHQAGPRVVQRERNLLPPERPLPQWTYKEPEDIPPPRFYAPKEEPMYQRDLGDSHSSLDVSEQTDADRNTDILNHVLDDLEIFLGKVLAATNVTLPQQDDKSKKKGVFKKKNTKSTAVRLPPPQEFVSCLQKIKYGFNLLGQLDGSLANTGAPDYVHIFFNSLATILPHFHAHLPPTVVSPLLTDAALRLLRQVVSPEEDQLWRSLGDSWNIPRSRWPGDVPPYIPEFYDGWQPPAPPHKHAHVPHQNNQVSRNNSQRYPPGRPIDHMKEGRDLMRVMYDIVARNNRELTVMKGEVVEVLSPQVVQRSKQWWLVRNKRGEDGNVPQNVLESIRSGLPVVDMRPSRGPASLNMASSPAEVRAWLQYKGFSKITVASLGVLTGRMLLQMGKDEMRTVCPEEGGKVFFQLQAIKSTIALASEPSGLYDGRY; encoded by the exons ATGTTGGGAAACTCTCGTCCTTTCTCTTACTCACCAAG GGGGTTTTCACCGGATGAGCTCCCTCAGTCCAGGTGGGCTTTCCAACAAGATGACTACAGGGGGTCTTCACCTCAGAGCCCTCAGAGAAACTTGTCCAGACCAACAGGCaaatccatataca TGCAGAGAAAGGAGTACTCGGAGGTGCTCAACAGGCAACCTGACAACCTTCAGGCCAGAGTGGAG CATGTGCTTACCTGCGAGCTGGATGGCCAGCAGCTGATCACGGTGGATGACTGCGTGGCCAAGGTCAAGAGGCTGGACGCCAAGGGTCGTCTGTGGCCTCAGGAGATGATCATGGAGGTACAAGGAGGATACCTGCTGCTCTGTGACACCGAGACCAAA GGAGAGTTAGAGGCTCTACCTctgatgaacatccagcagaccAAAGCTGTGTTGGACAGCTGCTCTTATGATGCTCTTCTGATGGTGACTGCCAGGGAAGCCAGCAAACATTTCCCACAGGTCTACATCTTCCAGTGTGAGGAGACTGGG GCTGAGGTCCTCAAGAGTGACCTAGACAAGTTTGTCCAAAGAGGAGGTGGGCAAGTGGAATCACGCAGAGACCAGACAGTCATCAG GAGTAATACTGTCGGGCCTCAATCTCCTGGAGGTTTCCAGCAGGCTGTACCTCGTGCTGTGCAGAAAGACAGACCCTACCAATCACCACTACCACCCCCAGAGCGTCCTCTACCACAGTGGACGGACAGAGAACCTG GGAGTTTCCATCAGGCCGGGCCTCGTGTTGTGCAGCGCGAAAGAAACCTACTACCGCCAGAGCGCCCCCTCCCTCAGTGGACCTACAAAGAACCTG AAGACATTCCCCCTCCTCGCTTTTACGCCCCCAAAGAGGAACCAATGTACCAGCGTGATCTCGGTGACTCCCACAGCAGTCTGGATGTGTCCGAGCAGACAGATGCTGACAGGAACACG GACATTTTAAACCACGTTTTAGATGACCTGGAGATCTTCTTGGGGAAAGTGTTAGCTGCCACAAACGTGACTCTCCCACAGCAGGACGACAAGAGCAAAAAGAAAGGCGtgtttaagaagaaaaacaccaaGAGCACAG CCGTCCGTCTGCCTCCTCCCCAGGAATTTGTCTCTTGTCTTCAGAAAATAAAGTATGGATTCAATCTGTTG GGCCAGCTGGATGGCTCGCTGGCCAACACCGGTGCTCCTGACTATGTCCACATCTTCTTTAACAGTTTAGCAACT ATTCTGCCTCACTTTCATGCACACCTACCTCCCACTGTGGTCTCCCCGCTGCTGACGGATGCGGCCCTGAGGCTGCTCAGGCAGGTGGTCAGCCCGGAGGAGGACCAGCTCTGGAGGTCTCTGGGAGACAGCTGGAACATCCCCAG GTCTCGATGGCCTGGCGATGTCCCACCATACATACCGGAGTTCTATGATGGCTGGCAGCCACCTGCCCCACCCCACAAGCATGCCCATGTCCCACATCAAAACAACCAAGTGAGCAGGAACAACAGCCAGCGTTACCCACCGGGACGACCCATCGACCACATGAAGGAAGGTCGTGACCTCATGCGAGTCATGTATGACATTGTGGCCCGAAACAACAGGGAGCTCACCGTTATGAAGGGTGAAGTGGTGGAG GTGCTCTCTCCACAGGTGGTTCAGCGGTCTAAGCAATGGTGGCTCGTGCGCAATAAGCGTGGGGAGGATGGCAACGTTCCTCAGAAtgtcctggagtccatcaggaGTGGCCTGCCAGTGGTGGATATG CGACCATCTCGTGGCCCAGCATCCCTAAACATGGCCTCCTCGCCTGCAGAGGTCAGAGCATGGTTGCAGTACAAAGGCTTTTCCAAAAT CACTGTTGCCAGCCTCGGGGTGTTGACAGGCAGAATGCTCCTGCAGATGGGCAAGGACGAGATGAGAACTGTGTGTCCAGAGGAAGGGGGAAAGGTCTTCTTCCAGCTCCAGGCCATTAAATCAACCATTGCA CTGGCCAGTGAACCCTCAGGCCTGTATGATGGACGCTACTAA
- the LOC129189518 gene encoding glutathione S-transferase Mu 1-like: MMILAYWDIRGLAQPIRLLLEYTETPYEDKFYVCGEAPNFDKSCWFDEKPGLGMAFPNLPYLKDGDRMIVQSNAIMRYIARKHNLCGETEDEKVRVDLLENQAMDFRNSFVRLCYTDFDNMKQGYLDNLPCVLQQFSSFLGDRKWFAGDKITFVDFIMYELLDQHRMFDSTCLDKFKNLRDLLDCFEGLEKIADYMKSKRFMKTPVNNKMAKWGNKKE; encoded by the exons CTGGCCCAGCCTATCCGCCTGTTGTTGGAGTACACTGAGACGCCTTATGAGGACAAGTTTTATGTCTGCGGTGAAG CTCCCAACTTTGACAAAAGCTGCTGGTTTGATGAGAAGCCTGGCCTTGGAATGGCCTTTCCTAAT TTACCCTACTTGAAGGATGGAGACAGGATGATAGTGCAGAGTAATGCCATCATGAGATACATTGCTCGCAAACACAATCTGT GTGGAGAAACTGAGGATGAGAAGGTCCGTGTAGACCTCTTGGAGAACCAAGCCATGGACTTCAGGAACAGCTTTGTGAGGCTGTGTTACACTGACTTT GACAACATGAAGCAAGGCTACCTGGACAATCTGCCATGTGTACTGCAGCAGTTCTCCAGTTTCTTGGGAGACAGGAAGTGGTTTGCTGGTGACAAG ATCACTTTTGTGGACTTCATCATGTATGAGTTGTTGGACCAACACAGAATGTTTGACAGCACATGCCTAGATAAATTCAAGAACCTCAGAGACCTCCTTGATTGTTTTGAG GGTCTGGAGAAGATTGCAGACTACATGAAGTCGAAAAGGTTCATGAAAACCCCCGTCAACAACAAGATGGCCAAATGGGGCAACAAGAAAGAGTAG
- the eps8l3b gene encoding epidermal growth factor receptor kinase substrate 8-like protein 3b isoform X2 gives MLGNSRPFSYSPRGFSPDELPQSRWAFQQDDYRGSSPQSPQRNLSRPTGKSIYMQRKEYSEVLNRQPDNLQARVEHVLTCELDGQQLITVDDCVAKVKRLDAKGRLWPQEMIMEVQGGYLLLCDTETKGELEALPLMNIQQTKAVLDSCSYDALLMVTAREASKHFPQVYIFQCEETGAEVLKSDLDKFVQRGGGQVESRRDQTVIRSNTVGPQSPGGFQQAVPRAVQKDRPYQSPLPPPERPLPQWTDREPGSFHQAGPRVVQRERNLLPPERPLPQWTYKEPEDIPPPRFYAPKEEPMYQRDLGDSHSSLDVSEQTDADRNTDILNHVLDDLEIFLGKVLAATNVTLPQQDDKSKKKGVFKKKNTKSTAVRLPPPQEFVSCLQKIKYGFNLLGQLDGSLANTGAPDYVHIFFNSLATILPHFHAHLPPTVVSPLLTDAALRLLRQVVSPEEDQLWRSLGDSWNIPRSRWPGDVPPYIPEFYDGWQPPAPPHKHAHVPHQNNQVSRNNSQRYPPGRPIDHMKEGRDLMRVMYDIVARNNRELTVMKGEVVEVVQRSKQWWLVRNKRGEDGNVPQNVLESIRSGLPVVDMRPSRGPASLNMASSPAEVRAWLQYKGFSKITVASLGVLTGRMLLQMGKDEMRTVCPEEGGKVFFQLQAIKSTIALASEPSGLYDGRY, from the exons ATGTTGGGAAACTCTCGTCCTTTCTCTTACTCACCAAG GGGGTTTTCACCGGATGAGCTCCCTCAGTCCAGGTGGGCTTTCCAACAAGATGACTACAGGGGGTCTTCACCTCAGAGCCCTCAGAGAAACTTGTCCAGACCAACAGGCaaatccatataca TGCAGAGAAAGGAGTACTCGGAGGTGCTCAACAGGCAACCTGACAACCTTCAGGCCAGAGTGGAG CATGTGCTTACCTGCGAGCTGGATGGCCAGCAGCTGATCACGGTGGATGACTGCGTGGCCAAGGTCAAGAGGCTGGACGCCAAGGGTCGTCTGTGGCCTCAGGAGATGATCATGGAGGTACAAGGAGGATACCTGCTGCTCTGTGACACCGAGACCAAA GGAGAGTTAGAGGCTCTACCTctgatgaacatccagcagaccAAAGCTGTGTTGGACAGCTGCTCTTATGATGCTCTTCTGATGGTGACTGCCAGGGAAGCCAGCAAACATTTCCCACAGGTCTACATCTTCCAGTGTGAGGAGACTGGG GCTGAGGTCCTCAAGAGTGACCTAGACAAGTTTGTCCAAAGAGGAGGTGGGCAAGTGGAATCACGCAGAGACCAGACAGTCATCAG GAGTAATACTGTCGGGCCTCAATCTCCTGGAGGTTTCCAGCAGGCTGTACCTCGTGCTGTGCAGAAAGACAGACCCTACCAATCACCACTACCACCCCCAGAGCGTCCTCTACCACAGTGGACGGACAGAGAACCTG GGAGTTTCCATCAGGCCGGGCCTCGTGTTGTGCAGCGCGAAAGAAACCTACTACCGCCAGAGCGCCCCCTCCCTCAGTGGACCTACAAAGAACCTG AAGACATTCCCCCTCCTCGCTTTTACGCCCCCAAAGAGGAACCAATGTACCAGCGTGATCTCGGTGACTCCCACAGCAGTCTGGATGTGTCCGAGCAGACAGATGCTGACAGGAACACG GACATTTTAAACCACGTTTTAGATGACCTGGAGATCTTCTTGGGGAAAGTGTTAGCTGCCACAAACGTGACTCTCCCACAGCAGGACGACAAGAGCAAAAAGAAAGGCGtgtttaagaagaaaaacaccaaGAGCACAG CCGTCCGTCTGCCTCCTCCCCAGGAATTTGTCTCTTGTCTTCAGAAAATAAAGTATGGATTCAATCTGTTG GGCCAGCTGGATGGCTCGCTGGCCAACACCGGTGCTCCTGACTATGTCCACATCTTCTTTAACAGTTTAGCAACT ATTCTGCCTCACTTTCATGCACACCTACCTCCCACTGTGGTCTCCCCGCTGCTGACGGATGCGGCCCTGAGGCTGCTCAGGCAGGTGGTCAGCCCGGAGGAGGACCAGCTCTGGAGGTCTCTGGGAGACAGCTGGAACATCCCCAG GTCTCGATGGCCTGGCGATGTCCCACCATACATACCGGAGTTCTATGATGGCTGGCAGCCACCTGCCCCACCCCACAAGCATGCCCATGTCCCACATCAAAACAACCAAGTGAGCAGGAACAACAGCCAGCGTTACCCACCGGGACGACCCATCGACCACATGAAGGAAGGTCGTGACCTCATGCGAGTCATGTATGACATTGTGGCCCGAAACAACAGGGAGCTCACCGTTATGAAGGGTGAAGTGGTGGAG GTGGTTCAGCGGTCTAAGCAATGGTGGCTCGTGCGCAATAAGCGTGGGGAGGATGGCAACGTTCCTCAGAAtgtcctggagtccatcaggaGTGGCCTGCCAGTGGTGGATATG CGACCATCTCGTGGCCCAGCATCCCTAAACATGGCCTCCTCGCCTGCAGAGGTCAGAGCATGGTTGCAGTACAAAGGCTTTTCCAAAAT CACTGTTGCCAGCCTCGGGGTGTTGACAGGCAGAATGCTCCTGCAGATGGGCAAGGACGAGATGAGAACTGTGTGTCCAGAGGAAGGGGGAAAGGTCTTCTTCCAGCTCCAGGCCATTAAATCAACCATTGCA CTGGCCAGTGAACCCTCAGGCCTGTATGATGGACGCTACTAA
- the eps8l3b gene encoding epidermal growth factor receptor kinase substrate 8-like protein 3b isoform X4 — translation MLGNSRPFSYSPRGFSPDELPQSRWAFQQDDYRGSSPQSPQRNLSRPTGKSIYMQRKEYSEVLNRQPDNLQARVEHVLTCELDGQQLITVDDCVAKVKRLDAKGRLWPQEMIMEVQGGYLLLCDTETKGELEALPLMNIQQTKAVLDSCSYDALLMVTAREASKHFPQVYIFQCEETGAEVLKSDLDKFVQRGGGQVESRRDQTVIRSNTVGPQSPGGFQQAVPRAVQKDRPYQSPLPPPERPLPQWTDREPGSFHQAGPRVVQRERNLLPPERPLPQWTYKEPEDIPPPRFYAPKEEPMYQRDLGDSHSSLDVSEQTDADRNTDILNHVLDDLEIFLGKVLAATNVTLPQQDDKSKKKGVFKKKNTKSTAVRLPPPQEFVSCLQKIKYGFNLLILPHFHAHLPPTVVSPLLTDAALRLLRQVVSPEEDQLWRSLGDSWNIPRSRWPGDVPPYIPEFYDGWQPPAPPHKHAHVPHQNNQVSRNNSQRYPPGRPIDHMKEGRDLMRVMYDIVARNNRELTVMKGEVVEVLSPQVVQRSKQWWLVRNKRGEDGNVPQNVLESIRSGLPVVDMRPSRGPASLNMASSPAEVRAWLQYKGFSKITVASLGVLTGRMLLQMGKDEMRTVCPEEGGKVFFQLQAIKSTIALASEPSGLYDGRY, via the exons ATGTTGGGAAACTCTCGTCCTTTCTCTTACTCACCAAG GGGGTTTTCACCGGATGAGCTCCCTCAGTCCAGGTGGGCTTTCCAACAAGATGACTACAGGGGGTCTTCACCTCAGAGCCCTCAGAGAAACTTGTCCAGACCAACAGGCaaatccatataca TGCAGAGAAAGGAGTACTCGGAGGTGCTCAACAGGCAACCTGACAACCTTCAGGCCAGAGTGGAG CATGTGCTTACCTGCGAGCTGGATGGCCAGCAGCTGATCACGGTGGATGACTGCGTGGCCAAGGTCAAGAGGCTGGACGCCAAGGGTCGTCTGTGGCCTCAGGAGATGATCATGGAGGTACAAGGAGGATACCTGCTGCTCTGTGACACCGAGACCAAA GGAGAGTTAGAGGCTCTACCTctgatgaacatccagcagaccAAAGCTGTGTTGGACAGCTGCTCTTATGATGCTCTTCTGATGGTGACTGCCAGGGAAGCCAGCAAACATTTCCCACAGGTCTACATCTTCCAGTGTGAGGAGACTGGG GCTGAGGTCCTCAAGAGTGACCTAGACAAGTTTGTCCAAAGAGGAGGTGGGCAAGTGGAATCACGCAGAGACCAGACAGTCATCAG GAGTAATACTGTCGGGCCTCAATCTCCTGGAGGTTTCCAGCAGGCTGTACCTCGTGCTGTGCAGAAAGACAGACCCTACCAATCACCACTACCACCCCCAGAGCGTCCTCTACCACAGTGGACGGACAGAGAACCTG GGAGTTTCCATCAGGCCGGGCCTCGTGTTGTGCAGCGCGAAAGAAACCTACTACCGCCAGAGCGCCCCCTCCCTCAGTGGACCTACAAAGAACCTG AAGACATTCCCCCTCCTCGCTTTTACGCCCCCAAAGAGGAACCAATGTACCAGCGTGATCTCGGTGACTCCCACAGCAGTCTGGATGTGTCCGAGCAGACAGATGCTGACAGGAACACG GACATTTTAAACCACGTTTTAGATGACCTGGAGATCTTCTTGGGGAAAGTGTTAGCTGCCACAAACGTGACTCTCCCACAGCAGGACGACAAGAGCAAAAAGAAAGGCGtgtttaagaagaaaaacaccaaGAGCACAG CCGTCCGTCTGCCTCCTCCCCAGGAATTTGTCTCTTGTCTTCAGAAAATAAAGTATGGATTCAATCTGTTG ATTCTGCCTCACTTTCATGCACACCTACCTCCCACTGTGGTCTCCCCGCTGCTGACGGATGCGGCCCTGAGGCTGCTCAGGCAGGTGGTCAGCCCGGAGGAGGACCAGCTCTGGAGGTCTCTGGGAGACAGCTGGAACATCCCCAG GTCTCGATGGCCTGGCGATGTCCCACCATACATACCGGAGTTCTATGATGGCTGGCAGCCACCTGCCCCACCCCACAAGCATGCCCATGTCCCACATCAAAACAACCAAGTGAGCAGGAACAACAGCCAGCGTTACCCACCGGGACGACCCATCGACCACATGAAGGAAGGTCGTGACCTCATGCGAGTCATGTATGACATTGTGGCCCGAAACAACAGGGAGCTCACCGTTATGAAGGGTGAAGTGGTGGAG GTGCTCTCTCCACAGGTGGTTCAGCGGTCTAAGCAATGGTGGCTCGTGCGCAATAAGCGTGGGGAGGATGGCAACGTTCCTCAGAAtgtcctggagtccatcaggaGTGGCCTGCCAGTGGTGGATATG CGACCATCTCGTGGCCCAGCATCCCTAAACATGGCCTCCTCGCCTGCAGAGGTCAGAGCATGGTTGCAGTACAAAGGCTTTTCCAAAAT CACTGTTGCCAGCCTCGGGGTGTTGACAGGCAGAATGCTCCTGCAGATGGGCAAGGACGAGATGAGAACTGTGTGTCCAGAGGAAGGGGGAAAGGTCTTCTTCCAGCTCCAGGCCATTAAATCAACCATTGCA CTGGCCAGTGAACCCTCAGGCCTGTATGATGGACGCTACTAA
- the eps8l3b gene encoding epidermal growth factor receptor kinase substrate 8-like protein 3b isoform X3, with the protein MLGNSRPFSYSPRGFSPDELPQSRWAFQQDDYRGSSPQSPQRNLSRPTGKSIYMQRKEYSEVLNRQPDNLQARVEHVLTCELDGQQLITVDDCVAKVKRLDAKGRLWPQEMIMEVQGGYLLLCDTETKGELEALPLMNIQQTKAVLDSCSYDALLMVTAREASKHFPQVYIFQCEETGAEVLKSDLDKFVQRGGGQVESRRDQTVIRSNTVGPQSPGGFQQAVPRAVQKDRPYQSPLPPPERPLPQWTDREPGSFHQAGPRVVQRERNLLPPERPLPQWTYKEPDIPPPRFYAPKEEPMYQRDLGDSHSSLDVSEQTDADRNTDILNHVLDDLEIFLGKVLAATNVTLPQQDDKSKKKGVFKKKNTKSTAVRLPPPQEFVSCLQKIKYGFNLLGQLDGSLANTGAPDYVHIFFNSLATILPHFHAHLPPTVVSPLLTDAALRLLRQVVSPEEDQLWRSLGDSWNIPRSRWPGDVPPYIPEFYDGWQPPAPPHKHAHVPHQNNQVSRNNSQRYPPGRPIDHMKEGRDLMRVMYDIVARNNRELTVMKGEVVEVVQRSKQWWLVRNKRGEDGNVPQNVLESIRSGLPVVDMRPSRGPASLNMASSPAEVRAWLQYKGFSKITVASLGVLTGRMLLQMGKDEMRTVCPEEGGKVFFQLQAIKSTIALASEPSGLYDGRY; encoded by the exons ATGTTGGGAAACTCTCGTCCTTTCTCTTACTCACCAAG GGGGTTTTCACCGGATGAGCTCCCTCAGTCCAGGTGGGCTTTCCAACAAGATGACTACAGGGGGTCTTCACCTCAGAGCCCTCAGAGAAACTTGTCCAGACCAACAGGCaaatccatataca TGCAGAGAAAGGAGTACTCGGAGGTGCTCAACAGGCAACCTGACAACCTTCAGGCCAGAGTGGAG CATGTGCTTACCTGCGAGCTGGATGGCCAGCAGCTGATCACGGTGGATGACTGCGTGGCCAAGGTCAAGAGGCTGGACGCCAAGGGTCGTCTGTGGCCTCAGGAGATGATCATGGAGGTACAAGGAGGATACCTGCTGCTCTGTGACACCGAGACCAAA GGAGAGTTAGAGGCTCTACCTctgatgaacatccagcagaccAAAGCTGTGTTGGACAGCTGCTCTTATGATGCTCTTCTGATGGTGACTGCCAGGGAAGCCAGCAAACATTTCCCACAGGTCTACATCTTCCAGTGTGAGGAGACTGGG GCTGAGGTCCTCAAGAGTGACCTAGACAAGTTTGTCCAAAGAGGAGGTGGGCAAGTGGAATCACGCAGAGACCAGACAGTCATCAG GAGTAATACTGTCGGGCCTCAATCTCCTGGAGGTTTCCAGCAGGCTGTACCTCGTGCTGTGCAGAAAGACAGACCCTACCAATCACCACTACCACCCCCAGAGCGTCCTCTACCACAGTGGACGGACAGAGAACCTG GGAGTTTCCATCAGGCCGGGCCTCGTGTTGTGCAGCGCGAAAGAAACCTACTACCGCCAGAGCGCCCCCTCCCTCAGTGGACCTACAAAGAACCTG ACATTCCCCCTCCTCGCTTTTACGCCCCCAAAGAGGAACCAATGTACCAGCGTGATCTCGGTGACTCCCACAGCAGTCTGGATGTGTCCGAGCAGACAGATGCTGACAGGAACACG GACATTTTAAACCACGTTTTAGATGACCTGGAGATCTTCTTGGGGAAAGTGTTAGCTGCCACAAACGTGACTCTCCCACAGCAGGACGACAAGAGCAAAAAGAAAGGCGtgtttaagaagaaaaacaccaaGAGCACAG CCGTCCGTCTGCCTCCTCCCCAGGAATTTGTCTCTTGTCTTCAGAAAATAAAGTATGGATTCAATCTGTTG GGCCAGCTGGATGGCTCGCTGGCCAACACCGGTGCTCCTGACTATGTCCACATCTTCTTTAACAGTTTAGCAACT ATTCTGCCTCACTTTCATGCACACCTACCTCCCACTGTGGTCTCCCCGCTGCTGACGGATGCGGCCCTGAGGCTGCTCAGGCAGGTGGTCAGCCCGGAGGAGGACCAGCTCTGGAGGTCTCTGGGAGACAGCTGGAACATCCCCAG GTCTCGATGGCCTGGCGATGTCCCACCATACATACCGGAGTTCTATGATGGCTGGCAGCCACCTGCCCCACCCCACAAGCATGCCCATGTCCCACATCAAAACAACCAAGTGAGCAGGAACAACAGCCAGCGTTACCCACCGGGACGACCCATCGACCACATGAAGGAAGGTCGTGACCTCATGCGAGTCATGTATGACATTGTGGCCCGAAACAACAGGGAGCTCACCGTTATGAAGGGTGAAGTGGTGGAG GTGGTTCAGCGGTCTAAGCAATGGTGGCTCGTGCGCAATAAGCGTGGGGAGGATGGCAACGTTCCTCAGAAtgtcctggagtccatcaggaGTGGCCTGCCAGTGGTGGATATG CGACCATCTCGTGGCCCAGCATCCCTAAACATGGCCTCCTCGCCTGCAGAGGTCAGAGCATGGTTGCAGTACAAAGGCTTTTCCAAAAT CACTGTTGCCAGCCTCGGGGTGTTGACAGGCAGAATGCTCCTGCAGATGGGCAAGGACGAGATGAGAACTGTGTGTCCAGAGGAAGGGGGAAAGGTCTTCTTCCAGCTCCAGGCCATTAAATCAACCATTGCA CTGGCCAGTGAACCCTCAGGCCTGTATGATGGACGCTACTAA
- the atp5pb gene encoding ATP synthase F(0) complex subunit B1, mitochondrial, whose translation MLSRLSVLSANALKSSSPLGAGLVQASRSLQTSSQSLAPVPPLPEMGSKVRHGIFPEELFQLLYPKTGVTGPYMLGAGLITYLLSKELYVINHETLIALSVGSVIVFAVKKYGPSVAAFADKLNEDKVAKAQEVKDGAIASLTQAIEDEKKEQWRVDGRSMLFDAKRNNVAMILETNYRERLHMVTNEVKRRLDYQVALQDLQRRMAQEHMVNWVEKNVVSSITPQQEKESIAKCITDLKALAKATQSKAAA comes from the exons ATGCTGTCCAGGCTCTCTGTACTTTCAG CAAATGCCCTGAAAAGCAGCAGCCCCCTTGGAGCTGG ACTGGTCCAGGCTTCTCGCTCCCTGCAGACATCGTCCCAAAGTCTGGCCCCGGTGCCTCCTCTTCCAGAGATGGGAAGCAAAGTCCGTCATGGCATCTTCCCAGAAGAGCTTTTCCAGCTCCTATACCCTAAAACTGGAGTAACGG GACCCTACATGCTGGGCGCTGGTCTCATCACCTACCTGCTCTCCAAGGAACTCTACGTCATCAACCATGAGACTTTGATTGCCCTCTCCGTTGGCTCTGTCATTGTCTTTGCTGTCAAAAAATATGGCCCAAGCGTGGCAGCTTTTGCTGACAAACTCAACGAG GACAAAGTTGCCAAGGCTCAGGAGGTGAAGGACGGTGCCATCGCCTCTCTGACTCAGGCCATTGAGGATGAAAAGAAAGAGCAGTGGAGAGTAGATGGACGATCAATGCTCTTTGACGCTAAGAGG AACAACGTGGCTATGATTCTGGAGACCAACTACAGAGAGAGGTTGCACATGGTGACCAATGAGGTGAAGAGGCGCTTGGACTACCAGGTCGCCCTGCAGGACCTGCAGCGCCGCATGGCCCAGGAGCACATGGTCAACTGGGTGGAGAAGAACGTCGTCAGCAGCATCACCCCTCAGCAG GAGAAGGAGAGCATCGCCAAGTGCATCACAGACCTGAAGGCTCTGGCCAAGGCCACTCAGTCCAAAGCTGCGGCCTAA